In one window of Solanum pennellii chromosome 2, SPENNV200 DNA:
- the LOC114076000 gene encoding uncharacterized protein LOC114076000, which produces MSGFTFITLKFYHGGALLYEGDKARYVGGLVSEYYDIDVDTISYFEIKDYIKELGYSPNCKFSVRPPNSCILGDIDNDDILLAMCNCLQSGSVLEVYVHMPGEDSGATFNKFGTTEDSGYNQGEAAYNGVDITINTTSNIPSTSNPTALNSDPSDSEDSEYSVKESDESTEESDDSEDSDDQYGSDVHEELIQLRAEKRSFPRRKKRREKIPADTEEVACGNAKADLGFDETAINSCTLEGR; this is translated from the exons ATGAGTGGGTTTACATTCATTACTTTAAAGTTTTATCATGGTGGGGCCTTGTTGTATGAAGGTGATAAAGCAAGATATGTGGGTGGGTTAGTGAGTGAATATTATGATATTGATGTGGATACAATATCATACTTTGAGATTAAGGACTATATTAAAGAACTAGGGTATAGTCCAAATTGTAAATTTAGTGTCCGGCCACCTAATAGTTGCATTTTAGGAGATATTGACAATGATGATATTCTCTTAGCAATGTGTAATTGTTTGCAAAGTGGTTCTGTTTTGGAAGTATATGTCCACATGCCTGGTGAGGATTCTGGTgcaacttttaataaatttgGGACCACTGAGGATAGTGGATATAATCAAGGTGAGGCTGCTTATAATGGGGTAGATATAACTATAAATACTACCTCAAATATTCCTTCTACTTCAAACCCAACAGCTCTAAATAGTGATCCATCAGATTCTGAAGATAGTGAATACTCTGTAAAAGAATCTGATGAGTCAACTGAAGAGAGTGATGATTCTGAAGATAGTGATGATCAATATGGAAGTGATGTTCATGAGGAGTTAATTCAACTGAGGGCTGAGAAAAGATCTTTTCCGAGgaggaaaaaaagaagggaaaaaattCCTGCAGATACTGAAGAAGTAGCATGTGGTAATGCTAAAGCAGATCTTGGGTTTGATGAGACAGCTATCAATAGCTGTACTTTAGAAGGAAG ATGA
- the LOC107011974 gene encoding squalene epoxidase 3-like, whose amino-acid sequence MLLINTNNFYQSFSLVFSKHKFPLSAASPPPPKSSFSQASDSITKKKLKLPLVSLTKSLRNTQFDLIQSEKMVNFMMDKYIVPSFVVSLLGFLLYVLRPRTPNYKKKDLKSTRKCETHNVISRKLDKGTDADVIIVGAGVAGAALAHTLAKEGRNVHVIERDLTEPDRIVGELLQPGGYLKLIELGIEDCVEDIDAQRVVGYALFKDGKSTNVSYPLKNFHSDVAGRSFHNGRFIQKMREKAATLPNVRLEQGTVTSLIEENGSIKGVQYKTKAGQELKAHAPLTVVCDGCFSNLRRSLCDPKVDVPSCFVGLVLELENDQLPYPNHGHVILADPSPILFYPISSTEIRCLVDVPGQKLPSLANGDMANYLKTMVAPQVPPELRDAFLSAIDKGHIKTMPNRSMPAAPYPTPGALLLGDSFNMRHPLTGGGMTVALSDIAVLRNLLMPLQDLNDADELCKYLESFYTLRKPVASTINTLAGALYKVFCASPDQARREMRDACFDYLSLGGTCSTGPVALLSGLNPNPMSLVLHFFAVAVYGVGRLLVPFPSPKKLWIGAKLILSASGIIFPIIKAEGIRQMFFPTTIPAYHRAPPVKTESD is encoded by the exons ATGCTTCTTATAAATACAAACAATTTCTACCAATCTTTCTCCCTCGTCTTCTCCAAACACAAATTTCCTCTATCTGCAGCCTCTCCTCCACCACCCAAATCATCATTTTCTCAGGCCTCTGATTcaattacaaagaaaaaattgaagttacCTTTGGTTTCTTTGACCAAATCTTTGCGAAATACACAATTTGATCTTATTCAGAGCGAGAAAATGGTGAATTTCATGATGGATAAGTATATTGTTCCCAGTTTTGTTGTTTCTCTATTGGGGTTCCTTCTTTATGTTTTGCGACCAAGAACCCCCAATTATAAGAAAAAGGATCTTAAATCTACCCGAAAATGTGAAACCCACAACGTAATTTCTAGAAAATTGGATAAAGGGACTGATGCCGATGTTATAATTGTTGGAGCTGGGGTTGCTGGTGCTGCTCTTGCTCATACCCTTGCTAAG GAAGGACGAAATGTTCACGTCATCGAAAGGGATTTGACAGAGCCGGACCGGATTGTTGGCGAATTGCTTCAGCCTGGGGGTTATCTTAAATTGATTGAGTTGGGCATTGAAG ATTGTGTTGAGGATATTGATGCCCAGCGGGTGGTTGGATATGCTCTTTTCAAGGATGGAAAGAGCACAAACGTTTCCTATCCCTTGAAAAACTTCCATTCGGATGTGGCTGGGAGAAGCTTCCACAATGGGCGCTTCATACAGAAGATGAGAGAAAAAGCAGCTACTCTTCCCAA TGTACGATTGGAACAAGGCACTGTAACATCCCTGATTGAAGAAAATGGATCCATTAAGGGTGTTCAGTACAAAACTAAGGCTGGTCAAGAACTTAAAGCACATGCTCCTCTTACAGTAGTTTGTGATGGGTGCTTCTCAAACTTGCGACGCTCGCTTTGTGACCCTAAG GTTGATGTTCCCTCTTGCTTCGTTGGTCTGGTATTGGAATTGGAGAATGATCAACTTCCATACCCAAACCATGGGCATGTTATTCTGGCAGATCCTTCTCCCATCTTATTTTATCCTATCAGTAGCACGGAAATTCGCTGCTTGGTCGATGTACCTGGTCAAAAGCTTCCTTCTCTTGCTAATGGTGATATGGCaaattatttgaaaactatGGTTGCTCCCCAG GTACCACCTGAGCTACGTGATGCGTTTCTATCTGCAATTGATAAGGGGCATATTAAAACTATGCCAAACAGGAGCATGCCAGCTGCTCCCTATCCTACACCTGGAGCTCTGTTGCTAGGCGATTCTTTCAACATGCGCCATCCTTTAACTGGTGGGGGAATGACTGTTGCGCTTTCAGACATTGCAGTGTTAAGGAATCTTCTTATGCCATTGCAAGACCTGAATGATGCAGATGAGTTGTGTAAATATCTGGAGTCATTTTATACTTTGCGCAAG CCAGTGGCTTCCACCATAAATACTTTGGCTGGAGCTCTGTATAAGGTGTTCTGTGCTTCTCCTGATCAAGCGAGGAGGGAGATGCGAGATGCGTGTTTTGACTATTTGAGCCTTGGAGGCACTTGTTCAACTGGACCTGTAGCTCTACTCTCTGGTCTTAATCCTAATCCAATGAGCTTGGTGCTCCATTTCTTTGCAGTGGCCGTTTATGGAGTTGGTCGTTTACTTGTACCTTTTCCTTCTCCAAAGAAGTTGTGGATCGGAGCTAAATTAATATTG TCTGCATCAGGCATCATATTTCCCATCATAAAGGCAGAAGGGATCCGGCAAATGTTCTTTCCAACAACAATACCAGCATATCACAGAGCTCCTCCCGTGAAGACGGAGTCAGATTAA
- the LOC107010712 gene encoding 1-aminocyclopropane-1-carboxylate synthase 3-like: MKLLSKKAMCNSHGQDSSYFLGWEEYEKNPYDEIRNPKGIIQMGLAENQLSFDLLESWLTQNPDAAAFKRNGDSIFRELALFQDYHGLPAFKDALVQFMSEIRGNKVSFDSNKLVLTAGATSANETLMFCLADPGHAFLLPTPYYPGFDRDLKWRTGAEIVPIQCNSSNGFRITESALEEAYKEAERRNLRVKGVLVTNPSNPLGTTLTKKELQLLLTFVSTKQIHLISDEIYSGTVFNSPKFVSVMEVLIENNYMYTDVWDRVHIVYSLSKDLGLPGFRVGAIYSNDDRVVSAATKMSSFGLISSQTQYLLSALLSDKKFTKNYVSENQKRLKKRHEMLVGGLKQIGIRCLESNAGLFCWVDIRHLLSSNTFDGEMEPWKKIVFEVGLNISPGSSCHCTEPGWFRACFANMSEDTLNIAIQRLKAFVDSRVNNKDDIQNQQRSNKKKSFSKWVFRLSFNERQRER; this comes from the exons ATGAAGCTTTTATCGAAGAAAGCCATGTGTAACTCACATGGACAAGATTCTTCCTACTTTCTAGGATGGGAAGAGTATGAGAAAAATCCATACGATGAAATTCGTAATCCTAAAGGAATCATTCAGATGGGTCTCGCAGAGAATCAGCTCTCTTTCGATTTATTAGAGTCATGGCTTACTCAAAATCCAGATGCAGCTGCATTTAAGAGAAATGGCGACTCAATATTTAGAGAGCTTGCCTTATTTCAAGATTACCATGGTCTTCCAGCTTTCAAAGAT GCATTGGTTCAATTCATGTCTGAAATCAGAGGAAACAAAGTAAGCTTTGATTCAAACAAGCTTGTACTTACAGCTGGTGCTACTTCTGCAAATGAGACACTCATGTTTTGTCTCGCTGATCCTGGCCATGCTTTTCTCCTTCCCACTCCATACTACCCTGG ATTTGATAGAGACTTAAAATGGAGAACAGGAGCTGAGATTGTTCCAATACAATGCAATAGTTCAAACGGATTTAGAATCACAGAATCAGCTCTTGAAGAAGCTTACAAAGAAGCCGAAAGGCGAAACCTTCGAGTGAAAGGGGTTTTGGTCACTAACCCTTCGAATCCATTAGGCACAACATTAACCAAAAAAGAACTCCAACTTCTTCTTACCTTCGTATCAACAAAACAAATCCATCTCATCAGTGATGAGATATATTCTGGCACTGTTTTTAACTCGCCTAAATTCGTTAGTGTCATGGAAGTATTAATCGAAAATAACTACATGTACACTGATGTATGGGATAGAGTTCACATTGTCTATAGTCTTTCTAAAGATTTGGGACTTCCAGGATTTCGAGTTGGTGCCATTTATTCCAACGACGATAGGGTCGTCTCTGCAGCAACAAAAATGTCTAGTTTTGGATTAATTTCATCTCAAACTCAATACCTTCTTTCTGCTCTGCTATCAGACAAAAAATTCACGAAAAATTACGTGTCTGAAAATCAAAAGAGGCTGAAAAAACGTCATGAAATGCTAGTTGGAGGTCTTAAACAAATTGGAATAAGGTGCCTTGAGAGCAATGCTGGATTGTTTTGTTGGGTGGATATCAGACATCTTTTAAGTTCAAACACATTTGATGGAGAAATGGAACCATGGAAGAAAATAGTGTTCGAAGTAGGGCTAAATATTTCACCTGGATCGTCATGCCATTGTACAGAACCGGGTTGGTTTCGTGCATGTTTTGCTAACATGTCAGAAGATACGTTAAATATCGCCATACAACGTTTGAAGGCTTTTGTTGATTCAAGGGTTAATAACAAGGATGATATTCAAAATCAGCAGCGTTCTAATAAGAAGAAGTCATTTTCCAAATGGGTTTTTCGACTATCGTTCAATGAACGTCAAAGAGAACGATAG
- the LOC114076072 gene encoding uncharacterized protein LOC114076072, which produces MTKSELNKLCMDENDSMFNAEVRCKHGILLQMQTSWSNRNPGRRFWSCPHYEATNCNFFRWRDTERVDERSRFIIPKLVNRINELEKNYERVKMQLEQLDNSNIEQSKLEKIPLDEGESLRNRYENLNINSKEKVDNVKEMGELKDKKKMKGMKMKKTNKGCCFGKFLCCLVICFVVVFVSFLTQVGRYKDHMKLP; this is translated from the coding sequence ATGACAAAATCCGAGTTGAATAAGTTGTGTATGGATGAGAACGATTCAATGTTTAACGCGGAAGTACGATGCAAGCATGGAATCTTACTGCAAATGCAGACGTCTTGGTCAAATCGCAATCCCGGAAGACGATTTTGGTCTTGTCCTCACTATGAGGCCACAAACTGTAATTTCTTTAGATGGAGAGACACGGAGAGAGTTGATGAAAGATCTCGTTTTATTATTCCTAAATTGGTGAATAGGATTAACgagttagaaaaaaattatgagcgTGTGAAGATGCAACTGGAACAGCTTGATAATTCCAACATTGAACAGtcaaaactagagaaaattCCTTTGGATGAAGGTGAAAGTCTTCGAAATCGTTATGAAAAtctgaacatcaattcaaaggAGAAGGTTGACAACGTAAAAGAAATGGGTGAATTGAAAGacaagaagaagatgaaagggatgaaaatgaagaaaacaaataaaggCTGTTGTTTTGGCAAATTCCTTTGTTGTCTGGtgatttgttttgttgttgtatttgttaGTTTTCTAACCCAAGTTGGTAGGTATAAGGATCATATGAAATTGCCATAA
- the LOC107009986 gene encoding uncharacterized protein LOC107009986 — MKLKLPNTKRKKHTIERVRFDPNIKKIVWQLGMVFESVKEFRLAVTKYAIQRGVQIEKCVNEPNRVRVRCCKVNCKWLLYASLDKKTNNFVIKTYMPVHSCQKATRNYLCNSRFIATVFKKKVIEQPNIRVFKLQELIRKKYNVHVGKTTTRRARAKILNELMGDHVKEFGRILDYKDELLRTNPGSTCVVKLGEANESGRPVFEAFYICFAALKMAFMSARKCIGLDGCFLKGVCRGQLLIAVAKDGNNQMLPLAWAVVENENTITWSWFISLLKEDLRLGDGTSFTIMSDMQKGLDIAIKELLPACEERRCARHILANWSKNWRGLQRKNQFWKCARSTFEAEFRENLHELSKLGTGGTGIVDDLIYYDKEYWCKVYFNCEVKSDAIDNNMCESFNAWILSARHKTIISMLEEIRIKVMNRLARLSEFPNSWISNFSPMAMKVLEQNIDKSMACNIEFNGVTGYEVLDGYKQHTVCLRKRECSCRSWMLKGIPCAHALAAMLHKQYDPHDFIHPCYSKERYLMTYSHFIQPMNNMPMWPESKNPLVDPPVIKQMPGRPRKLRRKEVGEKKVSGKLSKTGLTMTCSLCHVKGHNKRSCHLRRSDGVGSTAGEQRATPTSNVEEPSSSKKGRGRPKKSTNIESEPVAKRGRGRPKNTSANASATGDSPTIIAPPTTSRTTRARASASASRASPRTTAPPTTSRTPTHEECASVNGVGVLSRSRSGRGRGRGLGSAGRGSNHPLENWFTCSQGSTTQGVDQNTNVAPKETATTRKGKGVENTTQFKRPRVTGMGVFQAKNGFKTFNPGLPSSTILAGPKRVLRSSIVTGDVGFKPTSGLKWKGNQAITTRRLQQIRDQSRLSNPNASSSSQAQHPWKL, encoded by the exons ATGAAGTTGAAACTGCCTaacacaaaaaggaaaaaacataccATTGAGAGAGTCAGATTTGATCCCAATATTAAGAAGATTGTGTGGCAATTGGGTATGGTTTTTGAAAGTGTAAAAGAGTTTAGATTGGCAGTCACTAAGTATGCAATTCAGAGAGGGGTTCAGATTGAAAAGTGTGTGAATGAGCCAAATAGAGTAAGGGTGAGATGTTGCAAGGTAAATTGCAAATGGTTGTTATATGCAAGTTTGGACAAGAAGACTAATAACTTTGTTATTAAGACTTACATGCCAGTCCATTCATGTCAAAAGGCTACTAGGAATTATTTGTGCAACTCTAGATTCATTGCTACtgtttttaaaaagaaagttaTTGAACAACCAAATATCAGAGTGTTCAAGCTGCAAGAGTTAATCCGTAAGAAGTATAATGTGCATGTTGGTAAGACCACAACTAGAAGAGCAAGAgctaaaattttgaatgaacTTATGGGTGATCATGTTAAGGAATTTGGGAGAATTCTTGATTATAAGGATGAGTTGCTGAGGACTAATCCTGGGAGTACTTGTGTGGTGAAGCTAGGAGAAGCTAATGAATCTGGTAGGCCAGTATTTGAGGCATTTTACATTTGTTTTGCTGCACTCAAGATGGCATTTATGTCAGCTAGAAAATGCATTGGTCTGGATGGTTGTTTCTTGAAGGGGGTTTGCAGGGGTCAATTACTTATTGCAGTGgctaaagatggcaataatcaAATGCTTCCACTTGCTTGGGCTGTAGTTGAAAATGAGAACACAATCACTTGGAGTTGGTTTATTTCTCTGTTGAAAGAAGACTTGAGATTAGGAGATGGAACAAGTTTCACAATTATGTCAGACATGCAAAAG GGACTGGATATAGCTATAAAGGAGTTGTTGCCAGCTTGTGAGGAAAGAAGGTGTGCTAGGCATATACTAGCAAATTGGTCAAAGAATTGGAGAGGGCTGCAAAGGAAGAATCAGTTCTGGAAGTGTGCTAGAAGTACTTTTGAAGCTGAATTTAGAGAAAATCTGCACGAGTTGTCTAAATTAGGTACTGGAGGTACAGGTATAGTGGATGACCTAATTTACTATGATAAAGAATATTGGTGTAAGGTGTATTTTAATTGTGAAGTCAAGTCTGATGCTATAGATAATAATATGTGTGAAAGCTTTAATGCTTGGATTTTGTCTGCAAGGCATAAAACCATTATTTCTATGCTTGAAGAGATAAGAATTAAGGTCATGAATAGGTTAGCTAGGTTAAGTGAATTTCCAAACTCTTGGATAAGCAATTTCTCTCCAATGGCAATGAAAGTACTAGAACAAAATATTGATAAGTCAATGGCATGTAACATTGAGTTTAATGGAGTAACTGGCTATGAGGTTTTGGATGGATACAAACAACACACTGTATGTTTGAGAAAGAGGGAGTGTAGTTGTAGATCTTGGATGTTGAAGGGTATACCATGTGCACATGCCTTAGCTGCAATGTTGCATAAACAATATGACCCACATGATTTCATTCATCCATGCTACTCTAAAGAGAGGTACTTGATGACTTACTCACATTTCATACAACCTATGAATAACATGCCAATGTGGCCAGAATCAAAAAATCCTCTTGTTGATCCACCAGTGATAAAACAAATGCCAGGCAGACCTAGAAAGTTGAGAAGGAAAGAGGTTGGTGAAAAGAAGGTGTCTGGTAAATTATCTAAAACAGGACTAACTATGACATGTAGTCTTTGCCATGTTAAAGGTCACAATAAAAGAAGTTGTCATTTACGAAGGAGTGATGGAGTTGGTTCTACTGCCGGGGAACAGAGAGCTACCCCTACTTCAAATGTTGAAGAACCATCAAGTTCAAAAAAAGGAAGGGGAAGACCAAAG AAATCAACAAATATTGAGAGTGAGCCTGTTGCCAAAAGGGGGAGAGGCAGACCTAAAAACACAAGTGCAAATGCAAGTGCAACAGGGGATTCACCTACAATTATTGCACCTCCAACaacttcaagaacaacaagaGCTAGAGCAAGTGCAAGTGCATCAAGGGCCTCTCCTAGAACCACTGCACCTCCTACAACTTCAAGAACACCAACACATGAAGAATGTGCAAGTGTAAATGGTGTTGGAGTATTATCAAGATCCAGGAGTGGTAGAGGAAGGGGTAGGGGATTGGGAAGTGCAGGAAGAGGTAGTAATCATCCACTTGAAAATTGGTTTACATGTTCTCAAGGTAGTACAACACAGGGTGTAGACCAGAACACAAATGTTGCACCAAAGGAAACTGCTACTACCAGGAAAGGAAAGGGTGTTGAAAACACAACTCAATTTAAAAGGCCAAGAGTCACTGGTATGGGTGTGTTTCAAGCTAAAAATGGTTTCAAAACTTTCAAT CCTGGACTGCCAAGTAGCACAATATTAGCCGGACCAAAGAGAGTTTTGAGATCAAGTATTGTAACTGGGGATGTTGGTTTCAAACCGACAAGCGGATTGAAGTGGAAAGGAAATCAGGCAATCACAACTAGAAGGCTCCAGCAGATTAGAGATCAATCAAGGCTTTCAAACCCAAATGCTTCCTCCTCTTCACAAGCTCAACACCCATGGAAACTATAA
- the LOC107010736 gene encoding 1-aminocyclopropane-1-carboxylate synthase 3-like has protein sequence MNLLSKKAMCNSHGQDSSYFLGWEEYEKNPYDEIRNPKGIIQMGLAENQLSFDLLESWLTQNPDAAAFKRNGDSIFRELALFQDYHGLPAFKDALVQFMSEIRLNKVSFDSNKLVLTAGATSANETLMFCLADPGHAFLLPTPYYPGFDRDLKWRTGAEIVPIQCTSSNGFRITESALEEAYKEAERRNLRVKGVLVTNPSNPLGTTLTKKELQLLLTFVSTKQIHLISDEIYSGTVFNSPKFVSVMEVLIENNYMYTDVWDRVHIVYSLSKDLGLPGFRVGAIYSNDDRVVSAATKMSSFGLISSQTQYLLSALLSDKKFTKNYVSENQKRLKKRHEMLVGGLKQIGIRCLESNAGLFCWVDIRHLLSSNTFDGEMEPWKKIVFEVGLNISPGSSCHCTEPGWFRACFANMSEDTLNIAIQRLKAFVDSRVNNKDDIQNQQRSNKKKSFSKWVFRLSFNERQRER, from the exons ATGAATCTCTTATCGAAGAAAGCCATGTGTAACTCACATGGACAAGATTCTTCCTACTTTCTAGGATGGGAAGAGTATGAGAAAAACCCATACGATGAAATTCGTAATCCTAAAGGAATCATTCAGATGGGTCTCGCAGAGAATCAACTCTCTTTCGATTTATTAGAGTCATGGCTTACTCAAAATCCAGATGCAGCTGCATTTAAGAGAAATGGCGACTCAATATTTAGAGAGCTTGCCTTATTTCAAGATTACCATGGTCTTCCAGCTTTCAAAGAT GCATTGGTTCAATTCATGTCTGAAATCAGATTAAACAAAGTAAGCTTTGATTCAAACAAGCTTGTACTTACAGCTGGTGCTACTTCTGCAAATGAGACACTCATGTTTTGTCTCGCTGATCCTGGCCATGCTTTTCTCCTTCCCACTCCATACTACCCTGG ATTTGATAGAGACTTAAAATGGAGAACAGGAGCTGAGATTGTTCCAATACAATGCACAAGTTCAAACGGATTTAGAATCACAGAATCAGCTCTTGAAGAAGCTTACAAAGAAGCCGAAAGGCGGAACCTTAGAGTGAAAGGGGTTTTAGTCACTAACCCTTCGAATCCATTAGGCACAACATTAACCAAAAAAGAACTCCAACTTCTTCTTACCTTCGTATCTACAAAACAAATCCATCTCATCAGTGATGAGATATATTCTGGCACTGTTTTTAACTCACCTAAATTCGTCAGTGTCATGGAAGTATTAATCGAAAATAACTACATGTACACTGATGTATGGGATAGAGTTCACATTGTCTATAGTCTTTCTAAAGATTTGGGACTTCCAGGATTTCGAGTTGGTGCCATTTATTCCAACGACGATAGGGTCGTCTCTGCAGCAACAAAAATGTCTAGTTTTGGATTAATTTCATCTCAAACTCAATACCTTCTTTCTGCTCTGCTATCAGACAAAAAATTCACGAAAAATTACGTGTCTGAAAATCAAAAGAGGCTGAAAAAACGTCATGAAATGCTAGTTGGAGGTCTTAAACAAATTGGAATAAGGTGCCTTGAGAGCAATGCTGGATTGTTTTGTTGGGTGGATATCAGACATCTTTTAAGTTCAAACACATTTGATGGAGAAATGGAACCATGGAAGAAAATAGTGTTCGAAGTAGGGCTAAATATTTCACCTGGATCGTCATGCCATTGTACAGAACCGGGTTGGTTTCGTGCATGTTTTGCTAACATGTCAGAAGATACGTTAAATATCGCCATACAACGTTTGAAGGCTTTTGTTGATTCAAGGGTTAATAACAAGGATGATATTCAAAATCAGCAGCGTTCTAATAAGAAGAAGTCATTTTCCAAATGGGTTTTTCGACTATCGTTCAATGAACGTCAAAGAGAACGATAG